In one Sphingomonas sanguinis genomic region, the following are encoded:
- the clpP gene encoding ATP-dependent Clp endopeptidase proteolytic subunit ClpP — MHNPFETGDFASPLAHAGVGLQQTQAGLVPIVIEQSNRGERSFDIFSRLLRERIIFVTGGVEDGMASLICAQLLFLESENPKKDIYMYINSPGGVVTAGMAIHDTMQYIRPRVGTLCIGQAASMGSFLLSAGEPGMRVATTNSRIMIHQPSGGAQGMAADIEIQAREILRMRHFLNTLYAKYTGKPLEEIERAMDRDKFMSAEEAKEFGLIDQVFDKRPTPADDASTAA, encoded by the coding sequence ATGCACAATCCGTTCGAGACCGGCGATTTCGCGAGCCCGCTGGCCCATGCTGGCGTCGGGCTGCAGCAGACGCAGGCCGGGCTGGTTCCGATCGTCATCGAACAGTCGAACCGCGGCGAACGGTCGTTCGATATCTTCAGCCGCCTGCTGCGCGAGCGCATCATCTTCGTCACCGGTGGTGTCGAGGACGGCATGGCCTCGCTGATCTGCGCGCAGCTGCTGTTCCTTGAGTCGGAAAATCCGAAGAAGGATATCTACATGTACATCAACTCGCCGGGCGGTGTCGTCACGGCGGGCATGGCCATCCATGACACGATGCAGTATATCCGTCCGCGCGTCGGCACGCTCTGCATCGGCCAGGCCGCTTCGATGGGCAGCTTCCTGCTGTCGGCCGGTGAGCCGGGCATGCGCGTGGCGACCACGAACAGCCGCATCATGATCCACCAGCCTTCGGGCGGGGCGCAGGGCATGGCGGCCGATATCGAGATCCAGGCGCGCGAGATCCTGCGCATGCGGCACTTCCTGAACACGCTGTACGCCAAGTACACCGGCAAGCCGCTGGAGGAAATCGAGCGTGCGATGGACCGCGACAAGTTCATGAGCGCCGAGGAGGCCAAGGAATTCGGCCTGATCGACCAGGTGTTCGACAAGCGTCCGACCCCGGCGGACGACGCGTCGACCGCGGCGTAA
- a CDS encoding glycosyltransferase family 2 protein gives MNEPRIAVLLPCYNEEAAIAQTIAGFREALPSATIYVYDNNSRDRTVEVARAAGAVVRSERIQGKGAVVRRMFADVDADIYVMADGDATYDAASAPDLVARMVEEQLDMVVGQRVSEAELAYRRGHRFGNAMLTGMLAKLFGRSFTDILSGYRVFSRRFVKSFPVLSVGFEIETEISVHALELKMPCAEIATPYYARPEGSASKLSTYSDGWRILRTIIKLYRIERPMWFFGAVAALFAALAVLLAIPLILTYLDTHQVPRFPTAILSTGLMLLAGLNLFTGLILDTVVRGRQEVRRLAYLALPAPGSVG, from the coding sequence GTGAACGAACCCCGGATCGCGGTTTTGCTGCCCTGCTATAACGAAGAGGCGGCGATCGCGCAGACCATTGCGGGCTTTCGCGAGGCGCTCCCGTCCGCGACCATCTATGTCTATGACAACAACAGCAGGGATCGCACGGTCGAGGTCGCCCGTGCGGCGGGCGCGGTCGTGCGGTCGGAGCGCATTCAGGGCAAGGGCGCGGTTGTGCGGCGCATGTTCGCCGATGTCGATGCCGACATCTATGTCATGGCGGACGGGGACGCGACCTATGACGCGGCCTCCGCCCCCGATCTCGTCGCGCGCATGGTCGAGGAACAGCTCGACATGGTCGTCGGCCAGCGGGTGAGCGAGGCCGAACTGGCCTATCGGCGCGGGCACCGCTTCGGCAATGCCATGTTGACGGGGATGCTCGCCAAGCTGTTCGGGCGCAGCTTCACCGACATCCTGTCGGGCTACCGCGTGTTTTCGCGCCGGTTCGTGAAGAGCTTTCCCGTGCTCTCGGTCGGTTTCGAGATCGAGACCGAGATCAGCGTCCATGCGCTGGAGCTGAAAATGCCCTGCGCCGAGATCGCCACGCCCTATTATGCCCGGCCCGAGGGGTCGGCGTCGAAGCTCAGCACCTATTCGGATGGCTGGCGGATTCTGCGCACCATCATCAAGCTCTATCGGATCGAGCGGCCGATGTGGTTCTTCGGCGCGGTCGCCGCGCTGTTCGCCGCGCTCGCCGTGCTGCTCGCGATACCGCTCATCCTGACCTATCTCGATACGCATCAGGTGCCGCGCTTCCCGACCGCGATCCTGTCGACCGGCCTGATGCTGCTCGCCGGGCTGAACCTGTTTACCGGCCTGATCCTCGACACCGTCGTCCGGGGGCGACAGGAAGTGCGGCGGCTCGCCTATCTGGCGCTGCCCGCGCCGGGTTCGGTGGGATAG
- the tig gene encoding trigger factor — MQTVETLNEGLKRAYTLTITAKDIEGKVDAELKRIAPQMKMPGFRPGKVPTNLVRKMHGPALLQDALNTALQEGVQSLIAEKNLRPAMQPQVELVGEYEQGQDATLSVTLEVLPQVPTPAIDALKLDRLTVPVADEAVDEQLQKFADQQKRWDDAGDKAAEQGDQVTVDFVGKTLDGVAFEGGSGEDMAVEIGGGRLIPGFEDQLVGVKAGEEKQISVTFPEDYPAKDLAGQPATFDLTIKSVKTAGEAKIDDEMAKNLGLESLEQLRGLLKGQIEQEHNGLTRTYMKRKLLDQLADGHDFEVPPSMVEAEFSQIWAQLEHEATHEEDPEAAKAEMEKERDDYKKIAERRVRLGLLLSEIGQANGVEVTAQEMNRLIAQAAQQYGPEDRQRFIQYVQQEPMAAAQLRAPLYEDKVVDFLFGKAEITDRETTREELEAAIESEDGFATGTHIHNHDHDHDHDHGAKKSKAKAKKADVTEDAASDEATAEDAPKKATRAKKAAPAEGEAEATEEAAAKKPRAKKAAAPAEGEADAAEAPAKKPRAKKAAPTE; from the coding sequence ATGCAGACTGTCGAGACGCTGAACGAGGGGCTGAAGCGCGCCTACACGCTCACCATCACTGCCAAGGACATCGAGGGTAAGGTCGATGCCGAGCTGAAGCGGATCGCTCCGCAGATGAAGATGCCCGGCTTCCGCCCCGGCAAGGTGCCGACGAACCTGGTTCGCAAGATGCACGGCCCGGCGCTGCTTCAGGATGCGCTGAACACCGCGCTGCAGGAAGGCGTGCAGTCGCTGATCGCCGAGAAGAACCTGCGTCCCGCGATGCAGCCCCAGGTCGAACTGGTCGGTGAGTATGAGCAGGGCCAGGACGCCACGCTGAGCGTCACGCTCGAAGTCCTGCCGCAGGTCCCGACCCCGGCGATCGACGCCCTGAAGCTCGACCGCCTGACCGTGCCAGTCGCCGACGAGGCGGTGGACGAGCAGCTCCAGAAGTTTGCCGACCAGCAGAAGCGCTGGGACGACGCGGGCGACAAGGCCGCCGAGCAGGGCGACCAGGTCACCGTCGACTTCGTCGGCAAGACCCTGGACGGCGTCGCCTTCGAGGGCGGCTCGGGCGAGGACATGGCCGTCGAGATCGGCGGCGGTCGCCTGATCCCCGGTTTCGAGGACCAGCTGGTCGGCGTGAAGGCCGGTGAAGAGAAGCAGATCTCGGTCACCTTCCCCGAGGACTATCCCGCCAAGGACCTGGCCGGTCAGCCCGCGACCTTCGACCTGACGATCAAGTCGGTGAAGACCGCCGGTGAAGCCAAGATCGACGACGAGATGGCGAAGAATCTGGGCCTCGAAAGCCTGGAGCAGCTGCGCGGTCTGCTGAAGGGGCAGATCGAGCAGGAGCATAACGGCCTGACCCGCACGTACATGAAGCGCAAGCTGCTCGACCAGCTGGCCGATGGCCACGACTTCGAAGTGCCGCCGTCGATGGTCGAGGCCGAGTTCTCGCAGATCTGGGCGCAGCTCGAGCATGAAGCCACGCACGAGGAAGACCCCGAGGCCGCCAAGGCCGAGATGGAGAAGGAGCGCGACGATTATAAGAAGATCGCCGAGCGCCGCGTCCGTTTGGGCCTGCTCCTCTCGGAGATCGGTCAGGCCAACGGCGTCGAAGTGACCGCGCAGGAGATGAACCGCCTGATCGCGCAGGCCGCGCAGCAGTACGGCCCGGAAGATCGCCAGCGCTTCATCCAGTATGTCCAGCAGGAGCCGATGGCCGCCGCCCAGCTGCGCGCCCCGCTCTATGAGGACAAGGTCGTCGACTTCCTGTTCGGCAAGGCCGAGATCACCGACCGCGAAACCACCCGTGAGGAACTGGAAGCCGCGATCGAGAGCGAAGACGGTTTCGCGACCGGCACGCACATCCACAACCATGATCACGACCACGATCATGACCATGGTGCGAAGAAGTCGAAGGCGAAGGCCAAGAAGGCCGACGTGACCGAGGACGCCGCTTCCGACGAAGCGACCGCCGAGGACGCGCCGAAGAAGGCCACCCGCGCCAAGAAGGCCGCTCCGGCCGAGGGCGAGGCGGAAGCGACCGAGGAAGCCGCCGCCAAGAAGCCGCGCGCCAAGAAGGCCGCCGCTCCGGCGGAAGGCGAAGCGGACGCCGCCGAGGCGCCTGCGAAGAAGCCGCGCGCCAAGAAGGCCGCGCCGACCGAATAA
- the gatB gene encoding Asp-tRNA(Asn)/Glu-tRNA(Gln) amidotransferase subunit GatB encodes MSEYRIQGASGEWEVVIGLEVHAQVTTNAKLFSGAATAFGAEPNTQVSLVDAAMPGMLPVPNMECIRQAVRTGMAIDAQINKWSRFDRKNYFYADLPQGYQISQLYHPLVGEGAIEISLDEKNPDGPTKSIGVERIHVEQDAGKLMHDQHPTRSYVDLNRSGVALMEIVSRPDMRSPAEAGAYLRKLRAILRYVGSCDGNMEEGSMRADVNVSVRKVGDEFGTRTETKNVNSVRFVMASIEYEAKRQVAVLEDGGKIVQETRLFNVESGTTRSMRSKEDAHDYRYFPDPDLLPLELTDAFLEECRASLPELPDAKRRRYEALGLTAYNAGVLTAEVETARWFDGLLDALEGTSAKPAQAANWVAAELFGALNRLGKDITQSPVSPAQAAELLALVADGTLSGSLSKQVFEIMLETGDGPSKIVEERGLKQTSDTGAIEAVIAEVLEKNPNQLGQYRGGKEALFGFFVGQTMKAMGGKANPAVVNDLLKKALAG; translated from the coding sequence ATGAGCGAATATCGCATCCAGGGCGCGAGCGGAGAATGGGAGGTCGTGATCGGCCTGGAAGTCCATGCCCAGGTCACGACCAACGCCAAGCTGTTCTCCGGCGCGGCGACCGCGTTCGGCGCAGAGCCCAACACCCAGGTCTCACTGGTCGACGCCGCGATGCCCGGCATGCTGCCCGTGCCCAACATGGAGTGCATCCGCCAGGCGGTGCGAACCGGCATGGCGATCGATGCGCAGATCAACAAATGGTCGCGCTTCGACCGGAAGAACTACTTCTACGCCGATCTGCCGCAGGGCTATCAGATCAGCCAGCTCTACCACCCGCTGGTGGGTGAGGGCGCGATCGAGATCAGCCTGGACGAGAAGAACCCCGACGGCCCGACCAAGTCGATCGGCGTCGAGCGTATCCATGTCGAGCAGGATGCGGGCAAGCTGATGCACGACCAGCATCCGACGCGCTCCTATGTCGACCTCAACCGCTCGGGCGTGGCGCTGATGGAAATCGTCAGCCGCCCCGATATGCGTTCGCCCGCCGAAGCAGGGGCTTATCTCCGTAAGCTGCGCGCCATTCTCCGCTATGTCGGGTCGTGCGACGGCAATATGGAAGAAGGCTCGATGCGCGCCGACGTGAACGTGTCGGTGCGCAAGGTGGGCGACGAGTTCGGCACGCGCACCGAGACGAAGAACGTCAACTCGGTTCGCTTCGTCATGGCCTCGATCGAATATGAGGCCAAGCGGCAGGTCGCGGTGCTGGAGGACGGCGGCAAGATCGTCCAGGAAACCCGCCTGTTCAACGTCGAGAGCGGCACCACCCGCTCGATGCGGTCGAAGGAAGATGCGCATGATTATCGCTACTTCCCCGATCCCGACCTGTTGCCGCTGGAACTGACCGACGCGTTCCTCGAGGAATGCCGCGCCAGCCTGCCCGAACTGCCCGACGCCAAGCGTCGCCGGTATGAGGCGCTGGGCCTCACCGCGTATAACGCGGGCGTGCTGACCGCCGAGGTCGAGACGGCGCGCTGGTTCGACGGGTTGCTGGACGCGCTGGAAGGCACGAGCGCCAAGCCCGCGCAGGCGGCCAACTGGGTCGCAGCCGAGCTGTTCGGCGCGCTCAACCGGCTGGGCAAGGACATCACCCAGAGCCCGGTTTCGCCTGCGCAGGCGGCGGAATTGCTGGCGCTGGTCGCCGACGGCACGCTGTCGGGCAGCCTGTCGAAGCAGGTGTTCGAGATCATGCTGGAAACCGGCGATGGCCCGTCCAAGATCGTCGAGGAGCGGGGCCTCAAGCAGACCAGCGACACCGGCGCGATCGAGGCGGTGATCGCCGAGGTTCTGGAGAAGAATCCGAACCAGCTGGGCCAGTACCGTGGTGGTAAGGAAGCGCTGTTTGGGTTCTTCGTCGGTCAGACGATGAAGGCGATGGGCGGCAAGGCCAACCCGGCGGTGGTGAATGATTTGTTGAAGAAGGCGCTGGCGGGGTAA